CAAGACCCTGGCCGCAGTCAAGGCCTGGATCGCCGCCTCCGGCCGCGCGGTGGATGTGGTCGAGGTGGGCTGCATTGGCCTGTGCGTGATGGAGCCCCTGGTCGAGGTGCAGCTTCCCGGACGGGCGCGGGTGATGTTCAGCCAGGTGACTGAGGAAAAAGTCAACGGCCTCATGGACGCCGTGTTCGCCGGACAGATTCCGGCCGGGATGGTCGAGGGACAGCACCGTGACGCGGCCCATATCCCCTGGGAGGGCGTGCGCTATCTGGACGAGCACCCGTTCTTCGGCCCCCAGACCCGCTGGGTCCTGGCCAACTGCGGGCTGATCGATCCGGGCAGCATCGAGGAATACGTGGTGAGCGGCGGCTACAAGGCCTTCGCCCACGCGATCAAGCATATCACCCGGCCCGAGCTTTGCGAGCTGGTCGAGCGAAGCGGCCTGCGCGGCCGTGGGGGCGGCGGGTTCCCCACCGGCACCAAGTGGAAATTCGCCCTCAACACAGCCGCGCCGCAGAAATACCTGATCTGCAACGCGGATGAGGGCGACCCGGGCGCGTTCATGGACCGCGCGGTGATCGAGGGCGACCCGCACCGTCTGGTCGAGGGCATGGCCATCGCGGCCTACGCCATCGGGGCGAGCAAGGCCTATGTCTACATCCGGGCCGAGTACCCACTGGCGATCAAGCGCCTGATCGAGGCGCTGGCCCAGGCCCGTTCCTGGGGCCTTCTGGGTGACAACATCCTGGACAGCGGTTTTGACCTGGAGATCATAATCAAGCAGGGCGCCGGGGCCTTTGTCTGCGGAGAGGAAACCGCGCTGATCAACAGCATCGAGGGCCGCCGCGGCATGCCGCGTCCGCGTCCCCCGTACCCGGCCGTGCGGGGCCTGTTCGACAGCCCCACGGTGATCAACAACGTCGAGACCCTGGCCAATGTCCCCAGCCTGGTGCAGAACGGGGCCGAGTGGTTCAACGCCCTGGGCACCGCCACCAGCAAGGGCACCAAGGTGTTCGCCCTCTCGGGCAAGGTCAGCCGCACCGGCCTGGTCGAGGTGGCGATGGGCACCACGCTGCGCCAGATCGTCTTCGACATCGGCGGCGGCATCCCGCACAACAAGGCCTACAAGGCCGTACAGATCGGGGGCCCCTCGGGCGGCTGTATCCCGACCCAGCACCTGGACATCGAGATCGACTACGAGTCGCTCAAGACCGTGGGTGCGATGATGGGCTCGGGCGGCCTGGTGGTTATGGACCAGGACACTTGCATGGTGGACGTGGCCAAGTTCTTCATGGACTTCATCCAGCGCGAGAGCTGCGGCAAGTGTATCCCCTGCCGCGAGGGCACGCGCCGCATGCTGGAAATACTGCAGCGCATCACGCGCGGCCGCCGCAACGAGAAAGAGGGCGACGCCCTGGAGCGTTTCCGCGGGGTGATGTACCTCAACCGTCTGGCCCAGGTGATCCGCGACACCAGCCTGTGCGGGCTCGGGCAGACCGCGCCCAACCCGGTGCTGAGCACCATGCGCTGGTTCCGGGATGAGTACGAGGCCCACATCTTCGAGCGCCGCTGCCCCTCCGGGGTCTGCAACGAGCTGCTGCATTTCTCGATCGACGCCGACAAGTGCAAGGGCTGCACCCTGTGCGCCCGCAACTGTCCGGCCGAGGCGATCGTGGGCTCGAAGATGAACCCGCACTACATCATATTCGAAAAATGCATCGGCTGCGGCACCTGCCTGGATGTCTGCCGGCATGACGCAGTCCTGGTTGAGTAAGCGAGGCCGACCGTGATAAACATTGAAGTCAACAACAAGAAAATCACTGCCAAGCGCGGCGAGACGTTGCTTGACGCCCTGACCCGCGCCGGGATCAAGGTCCCGACCCTCTGCCACCTGGACCACCTGTTCCCCACCGGCGCCTGCCGCCTGTGCGTGGTCGAGGTGGAGGGCCAGCGCAATCTGGTCCCCAGTTGCTCGTTCCCCGTGGCCGAGGGCATGAAAGTCAAGACCCACAGCCCGCGGGCTGTCCGGGCGCGCAAGACCATCATCGAGCTGCTCCTGGCCAACCACCCGGATGACTGTCTCTACTGCGTGCGCAGCCGCGACTGCACGCTGCAGGGCCTGGCCGAGGAGCTGGGCGTGCGCGAGCGCCGTTACAGCGGAGACAAGAACTCGTTCGAGCTGGATGTCTCGAGCCCCGCGGTGGAGCGCGACCCCAACAAGTGCATTCTCTGCGGCAAGTGCGTGCGCGTGTGCGAGGAGGTCCAGGGTGTGGCGGCCATCGATTTCATCGGCCGCGGCAGCCGGGCCCACATCGGCACCGCGTTCAACGAGGGCATGAACGTTTCGAGCTGCGTCAACTGCGGCCAGTGCATCCTGGTCTGCCCCACCGGCGCCCTGCGCGAGCAGAGTTCGCTCAAGCAGGTGCTGGACGCGATCAAGCACCCGGAGACTTTCGTGGTGGTGCAGCACGCCCCCGCGGTCTCGGTGACGATCGGTGAGGAGTTCGGGATCAAGCCCGGGGTGGATGTGGCCGGGGTGTTGACCGCCGCGCTGCGCCAGCTCGGGTTCGACCGCGTGTTCGACACCTCGTTCTCGGCCGACCTGACGATTATGGAGGAGGCCAGCGAGCTGGTCCACCGCATCCAGAACGGCGGCGCGCTGCCGATGATGACCAGTTGCTCGCCCGGCTGGATCAAGTTCGTGGAGCAGTTCTACCCCGAGCTGATCCCGAACCTGTCGACCTGCAAGAGCCCGCAGCAGATGCTGGGCGCGGTGATCAAGAACTATTTCGCCCCGCGCGAGAATCTCGATCCCAAGCACGTATACTCGGTCTCGATCATGCCCTGCACGGCCAAGAAATTCGAGGCCATGCGGCCCGAGCACGCCGAGAACGGCATTCCCGACATCGACGCCGTGCTGACCACGCGCGAGCTGGCCCGTCTTATCCGCACCCGCGGCCTGGACCTGAAGAACCTGGAGCCCGAGGCCCCGGATTCGCCGTTCGGCACGCGCTCGACCGCCGGCAAGCTGTTCGGCGCCTCGGGCGGCGTGATGGAGGCGGCGCTGCGCACCGCGCACTGGATGCTGACCGGCGAGGACCCGAAGGACCCGGTGGTCACCGACCTGCGCGGACTGGGCGGGGTCAAGACCACCACGGCCAAGGTGGCGGGCCTGGAGCTGAACATCGCCGTGGCCAACGGCCTGGGCAACGCGCGCCAGTTGATGGACGAGATCATGTCGGGCAAGCGCAACGACCTGCATTTCATCGAGGTCATGACCTGCCCCGGCGGCTGCGTGGGCGGCGGCGGACAGCCGTTCTCCACTGACGTGGAGGCCGTGCGCGCCAGGATGCAGGCACTCTACACGATCGACCACGACGAGCCGCTGCGACTGTCGCATCGCAACGAGGGGATCCGCAGGCTGTACGACGAGTTCCTGGAAAAGCCGCTGGGTGAGCGCAGCCATCACCTTCTGCACACCCATTACGCCAAGCGCGAGGTGTTGCTGTAAGCTGTTTTAACAGTCTTTCCGGTCGCTGTAGGGGCGCACCCGCGTGTGCGCCCGGGCGGACACATGGGTCCGCCCCTACGGATTAGAGACTTGAATGTAGCAATCCCGGTATTCACCGGGTGAGATGATACTGAAGGAAAGGCACGGCCATGTTGCGCCGCAGCGAGACACCGCTCATCACCACGATCAAGGAACGCTGCCGGGTCTGCTACACCTGCGTGCGGGAATGCCCGGCCAAGGCGATCCGGATCGTGGAGGGGCAGGCCGAGGTGATCAGCGAGCGCTGCATCGGCTGCGGCAACTGTGTCAAGGTCTGCTCGCAGCACGCCAAGCGGGTGCTCAACTCGGTGCTCAAGGTGTACGACATGCTGGACTCGGGGACCCCGGTGGCGGCCTGCCTGGCTCCCAGTTTCCCGGCCGAGTTCACCGAACTCGACCACCTGGCCCTTTGCGGCATGCTGCGCGCTCTGGGTTTCGAGTACGTGCACGAGGTGGCGTTCGGCGCCGACCTGGTGGCCCGCGCCTACCACAAGCTGGTGGAGGAGCACCCGGACCGGCACCTGATCGCCACCACCTGCCCCTCGGTGGTGGCCTTCGTGGAGCGTTACCATCCGCGGCTGGTGGAAAACCTGGCCCCGATAGTGTCGCCCATGGTGGCCCAGGCGCGGTTCCTGCACCGTCTGTACGGGCCGGAGGTGAAGATCGTGTTCATCGGGCCGTGCATCGCCAAGAAAGGCGAGGCCGACAGTTGCAGCCTTCCGGACGAGGTGGACGCCGCCTTGACATTCGTCGAGCTGCGGCAGATGTTCGAAGAGAAGGGAATAAAGGCCGACCAGGCCGAGCCGGGCGATTTCGATCCGCCCTTCGCCGGCGAGGGCGCGCTGTTCCCGATCAGCCGGGGGCTGCTGCAGGCGGCCGAGATCGACGAGAACCTGATCACGGACGACGTGGTGGTGGCCGAGGGCCGCACCGGGTTCGTGGACGCGATCAAGGACTACGACTCGGGCAACCTCAAGGCCCGCCTGCTGGAGGTCCTCTGCTGCAACGGCTGCATTATGGGCGCCGGCATGAGCAGCACCCAGGCCCCCTACAGCCGCCGGGCCCAGGTCAGCCGCTACGTGCGCTGGCGCATCGCCCATCCGGACAGCGAGATCAGCGAGCGGGTGAGCCGGAGCCTGGAGGGCCTCGACCTGGGACGGGTTTTCCAGGTGAACGACCAGCGCATGCCTATGCCCTCGCCGGATGAGCTGCGCCGGATCATGTCGCGCATGGGCAAGCAGCGCCCGGAGGATGAGCTCAACTGCGGCGCCTGCGGCTACGAGACCTGCCTGGAGCACGCCGTGGCCATTTTCAAGGGCCTGGCCGAGAGCGAGATGTGCCTGCCGTTCACCATCGAGCAACTGCGGCGGACCGTGGGTGAGCTGGCCGTGTCCAACGAGAAGCTGGCCTCGGCCCGCGAGGCGCTGGTGCAGTCGGAAAAGCTCGCCACCATGGGGCAACTGGCCGCGGGCATCGCCCACGAGATCAACAACCCCCTGGGCGTGGTCCTGATGTACGCCCATATCCTGATGGAGGAGGGGGCGAAATCGGACGGGATGCGCGACGACCTGCAGATGATCGTCGAGCAGGCCGACCGCTGCAAGAAAATCGTGGCCGGGCTGCTGCATTTCGCCCGCCGCAACAAGGTGGTGCGCCAGCCGGTCAATGTCCGCGAGATGCTGGAGGCGGCGCTGCGCACGGTGCGGGCGCCCGAAAACGTCAACGTGGAGATAATCGACCGCCTGGGCGACTCCCCCGAGGCCGAGCTCGACCGCGACCAGATGATCCAGGCCCTGACCAATCTGATCTCGAACGCGATGACCGCGCTGTCCGGCGGCGGTGGGTTGACCCTCACCTGCGCCGGGAACACCGAAAAAGTGACCATCGCCATCTCTGACACCGGAGTGGGGATACCGAAAGACAACATCCAGAAGATTTTCGAGCCGTTCTTCACCACCAAGAAACTGGGCGTCGGCACGGGCCTGGGCCTGGCGGTGACTTACGGGATCGTGAAGATGCACCGGGGGGACATCACCCTCGAATCGAACGCCGATCCGGATCAGGGGCCCACCGGCACCACGTTCCGGATCAGCCTGCCGCGGCACGGACGCGCCGAGTGAGGCGCCTGTCCCACGGCGGAATCCCATTTACCTGTCGCTAACCTTTAAGCAGAAGAATCGGAATGATGAACGACAAAAGCACTCCCAAAACTGTCCTGATCGTGGATGACGACCACGATTTCCTGCTCCAGATGCGTCTCCAGCTCCAGAATGCCGGCTACAACGTGCTGACCGCCGAGGGCCAGAAAGAGGCCGAGGAACTGCTGGCCGACACCAAGCCCGATGTCGCGGTGTTCGACCTGATGATGGAGTACCAGGACGGCGGCTTCGTCCTGTGCCACCATCTGAAGAAAAAGTACCCGGATGTCCCGGTGATCATGGTCAGCGCGGTCTACAGCGAGACCGGCATCGAGTTCGACTCGATCACGGATGAGGAGCGCTCCTGGATCAAGGCCGACCGCGTGCTGGCCAAGCCCGTGCGTTTCGAGCAGATAAAGGGAGAGATCGAGCACCTGACGAAGGGACGGTAGAGCCATGGAAAAGCTGCGGATACTGGTGACCGACGACGAGCCTGGGATGCGGATGGCGGTGGTGCGCAGCCTGCGCGATTTCCACCTGCATCTGGGGGAGATAGGGGAAGAGGTGACTTTCGAGACTGACACCGCGGGCAGCGGTGAGGAGGCGCTCGAAAAAATCCACCGTCAGGCGCCGGACATCCTGCTGCTCGACCACAAGCTGCCAGGCCTGAGCGGGCTGGACGTGCTGGAGCAGTTGACCGCCGAGCCGCCCCAAACCCCGGTCATGACCGTGATGGTCACGGCCTACGCCTCGCTGGAAACAGCGGTCAGCGCGATCAAGAAAGGCGCGTTCGATTTCCTGGCCAAGCCGTTCACCCCGGCCGAGCTGAAAGCCACGGTTAGCAAGACCGCCGAAAGCCTGATGACTGCCCGTCAGGCCCGTCGCCTGTCCCAGGAGAAACGCCAGTTGCGTTTCCAGTTCATCTCGGTTCTGGCCCACGAGCTCAAGAGCCCGCTCAACGCCGTGGAGGGCTACCTGCGGATCATGCTCGACCAGCCCGAGGCGGTCAAGAGCAAGGAGATGCTGGAGGGGATGATCGGCCGCTGCCTGACCCGCACCGAGCAGATGCGTAAGCTGATCGTGGACCTGCTGGAGATCACGCGCATCGAGAGCGGTCAGAAGCGCCGCGAGCTGGCCGAGGTCAACCTGGAGGAAATCGCCCGCCGGGCGATCGAGACCGCCTTGCCCGAGGCGCTGCAACGCGGAATCTCGATCGAGCTGCAACCCGTGCCCGAGGTGCACCTGCGGGGCGACCGCGAGGAGATCGAGATCATCCTGAACAACCTGATCTCCAATGCAGTCAAGTACAACCGGGACGGCGGGAAAGTGGGGGTGGACATCTCCCTGGCCACCGACGGCAAGGTGCTGATCGCGGTCTCCGACACCGGGATCGGGATGAGCGCCGAGGAAGCGTCCCTGCTGTTCAACGAGTTCGTCCGGATCAAGAACGACAAGACCCGCGGCATTCTGGGCAGCGGGCTGGGACTGTCGATAATCAAGAAGCTCGCCGCGTTCTACGGCGGCGAATGCAGCGTTCAGAGCTCTCCGGGCCAGGGCAGCACGTTCAGCGTGAGCCTCGACCCGTCATATGGAATGGATGGAACGGAACATGGAACGCCGGGACATAGTCCGCTGGTTGCGGGAAGACCGTCCTGAAACCCTGCAGGTGCTGTGGGAAACCGCCGACAGCGCCCGTACGGTCGAGGTCGGCGACGCCGTGCACCTGCGCGGACTGGTTGAAATATCGAACCACTGCCGCCGCAGTTGCCTCTACTGCGGGCTGCGGCGCGAAAACAGCCGTCTGACCCGCTACCGGATGAGCGAGCAGGAGATTCTCGCCTGCGCGCTCCAGGCCGAGGAGCTGGGTTACGGCACAGTGGTGCTGCAGAGCGGCGAGGACCTCTGGTTCGATGAGGGCCGGGTGGCCTCGCTGATTCGCAAGATCAAGGAGCGCACCTCCCTGGCGGTCACGCTCAGCCTGGGCGAGCGCCGCCCCGAGGAATATGCGCTCTGGCGCGCCGCGGGCGCGGACCGCTACCTTCTGCGTTTCGAGACCTCGCGCCGCGACCTGTTCGAGCATATCCACCCGCCGCTGGAGCGCGGGGCGGCGGGACGGCTCAGCCTGCTGCGCCTGCTGCGCCGCCTGGGCTACGAGATCGGTGGCGGGGTGATGGTCGGCATACCGGGCCAGACCGTAGAGGACCTGGCCGAGGACATTCTCACTTTCAGCCGGCTGGAGCCGGACATGATCGGCGTGGGGCCGTATATCCCACACCCCGGCACTCCGCTGGCTTCCGAGCCCGGCGCTGCCACCGACCAGGCCCCGGCCACGGAACTGATGACCTGCAAGATGGTGGCCCTGGCCCGCCTGGTCTGCCCGCGGGCAAATATCCCCGCCACCACGGCCCTGGCCACCCTGAACCGCGAGGAGGGGCGCGAGCTGGCCCTGGCCCGCGGTGCCAACGTGGTGATGCCCAATCTCACCCCCGCGCGCTACCGGGCGTTGTACGACATCTACCCGAACAAAGCCTGCGTGGGCGAGACTGCGGAAATCTGCTTTACCTGCCTCAAGGGCAGGCTCGAATCGATTGGGAGATACGTGGGGGTGGGACGGGGTGATTCTCCCGGCTACAGGATGAAGAA
This DNA window, taken from bacterium, encodes the following:
- the hydE gene encoding [FeFe] hydrogenase H-cluster radical SAM maturase HydE, with protein sequence MERRDIVRWLREDRPETLQVLWETADSARTVEVGDAVHLRGLVEISNHCRRSCLYCGLRRENSRLTRYRMSEQEILACALQAEELGYGTVVLQSGEDLWFDEGRVASLIRKIKERTSLAVTLSLGERRPEEYALWRAAGADRYLLRFETSRRDLFEHIHPPLERGAAGRLSLLRLLRRLGYEIGGGVMVGIPGQTVEDLAEDILTFSRLEPDMIGVGPYIPHPGTPLASEPGAATDQAPATELMTCKMVALARLVCPRANIPATTALATLNREEGRELALARGANVVMPNLTPARYRALYDIYPNKACVGETAEICFTCLKGRLESIGRYVGVGRGDSPGYRMKNALTFSAQER
- a CDS encoding response regulator, whose translation is MEKLRILVTDDEPGMRMAVVRSLRDFHLHLGEIGEEVTFETDTAGSGEEALEKIHRQAPDILLLDHKLPGLSGLDVLEQLTAEPPQTPVMTVMVTAYASLETAVSAIKKGAFDFLAKPFTPAELKATVSKTAESLMTARQARRLSQEKRQLRFQFISVLAHELKSPLNAVEGYLRIMLDQPEAVKSKEMLEGMIGRCLTRTEQMRKLIVDLLEITRIESGQKRRELAEVNLEEIARRAIETALPEALQRGISIELQPVPEVHLRGDREEIEIILNNLISNAVKYNRDGGKVGVDISLATDGKVLIAVSDTGIGMSAEEASLLFNEFVRIKNDKTRGILGSGLGLSIIKKLAAFYGGECSVQSSPGQGSTFSVSLDPSYGMDGTEHGTPGHSPLVAGRPS
- a CDS encoding 4Fe-4S binding protein, which codes for MLRRSETPLITTIKERCRVCYTCVRECPAKAIRIVEGQAEVISERCIGCGNCVKVCSQHAKRVLNSVLKVYDMLDSGTPVAACLAPSFPAEFTELDHLALCGMLRALGFEYVHEVAFGADLVARAYHKLVEEHPDRHLIATTCPSVVAFVERYHPRLVENLAPIVSPMVAQARFLHRLYGPEVKIVFIGPCIAKKGEADSCSLPDEVDAALTFVELRQMFEEKGIKADQAEPGDFDPPFAGEGALFPISRGLLQAAEIDENLITDDVVVAEGRTGFVDAIKDYDSGNLKARLLEVLCCNGCIMGAGMSSTQAPYSRRAQVSRYVRWRIAHPDSEISERVSRSLEGLDLGRVFQVNDQRMPMPSPDELRRIMSRMGKQRPEDELNCGACGYETCLEHAVAIFKGLAESEMCLPFTIEQLRRTVGELAVSNEKLASAREALVQSEKLATMGQLAAGIAHEINNPLGVVLMYAHILMEEGAKSDGMRDDLQMIVEQADRCKKIVAGLLHFARRNKVVRQPVNVREMLEAALRTVRAPENVNVEIIDRLGDSPEAELDRDQMIQALTNLISNAMTALSGGGGLTLTCAGNTEKVTIAISDTGVGIPKDNIQKIFEPFFTTKKLGVGTGLGLAVTYGIVKMHRGDITLESNADPDQGPTGTTFRISLPRHGRAE
- a CDS encoding 4Fe-4S binding protein — encoded protein: MLKDVLCEHCTHDTEKLCPDLIQCLLEGPVCHDDSACRDSFALWREKLSRRKIDRPAVFVGTGTCGLGAGAGKTLAAVKAWIAASGRAVDVVEVGCIGLCVMEPLVEVQLPGRARVMFSQVTEEKVNGLMDAVFAGQIPAGMVEGQHRDAAHIPWEGVRYLDEHPFFGPQTRWVLANCGLIDPGSIEEYVVSGGYKAFAHAIKHITRPELCELVERSGLRGRGGGGFPTGTKWKFALNTAAPQKYLICNADEGDPGAFMDRAVIEGDPHRLVEGMAIAAYAIGASKAYVYIRAEYPLAIKRLIEALAQARSWGLLGDNILDSGFDLEIIIKQGAGAFVCGEETALINSIEGRRGMPRPRPPYPAVRGLFDSPTVINNVETLANVPSLVQNGAEWFNALGTATSKGTKVFALSGKVSRTGLVEVAMGTTLRQIVFDIGGGIPHNKAYKAVQIGGPSGGCIPTQHLDIEIDYESLKTVGAMMGSGGLVVMDQDTCMVDVAKFFMDFIQRESCGKCIPCREGTRRMLEILQRITRGRRNEKEGDALERFRGVMYLNRLAQVIRDTSLCGLGQTAPNPVLSTMRWFRDEYEAHIFERRCPSGVCNELLHFSIDADKCKGCTLCARNCPAEAIVGSKMNPHYIIFEKCIGCGTCLDVCRHDAVLVE
- a CDS encoding [FeFe] hydrogenase, group A yields the protein MINIEVNNKKITAKRGETLLDALTRAGIKVPTLCHLDHLFPTGACRLCVVEVEGQRNLVPSCSFPVAEGMKVKTHSPRAVRARKTIIELLLANHPDDCLYCVRSRDCTLQGLAEELGVRERRYSGDKNSFELDVSSPAVERDPNKCILCGKCVRVCEEVQGVAAIDFIGRGSRAHIGTAFNEGMNVSSCVNCGQCILVCPTGALREQSSLKQVLDAIKHPETFVVVQHAPAVSVTIGEEFGIKPGVDVAGVLTAALRQLGFDRVFDTSFSADLTIMEEASELVHRIQNGGALPMMTSCSPGWIKFVEQFYPELIPNLSTCKSPQQMLGAVIKNYFAPRENLDPKHVYSVSIMPCTAKKFEAMRPEHAENGIPDIDAVLTTRELARLIRTRGLDLKNLEPEAPDSPFGTRSTAGKLFGASGGVMEAALRTAHWMLTGEDPKDPVVTDLRGLGGVKTTTAKVAGLELNIAVANGLGNARQLMDEIMSGKRNDLHFIEVMTCPGGCVGGGGQPFSTDVEAVRARMQALYTIDHDEPLRLSHRNEGIRRLYDEFLEKPLGERSHHLLHTHYAKREVLL
- a CDS encoding response regulator; translated protein: MMNDKSTPKTVLIVDDDHDFLLQMRLQLQNAGYNVLTAEGQKEAEELLADTKPDVAVFDLMMEYQDGGFVLCHHLKKKYPDVPVIMVSAVYSETGIEFDSITDEERSWIKADRVLAKPVRFEQIKGEIEHLTKGR